The proteins below are encoded in one region of Rana temporaria chromosome 2, aRanTem1.1, whole genome shotgun sequence:
- the LOC120928171 gene encoding zinc finger protein 260-like, whose translation MACQQSSVCVEPQTVRDGAVLPTDKRFLCTECGKCCLSKSKLNIHKRTHTGEKPYFCLECGKCFSDKSNLSTHKKSHTGEKPYSCSECGKSFSLKSSLSAHRRLHTGEKPYSCPECGKRFSQKTDLDRHQRSHTGVKPYSCPECGKCFKEKWYVSIHQRSHTGEKPYSCPECGKSFSQKKDLDRHQRSHTGEKPLSYPECGKSFSQKTDLDRHQRSHTGEKPYSCPECGKSFAQKFYLSIHQRFHTGEKPYSCAECGKCFSVKSSLSAHQRCHMGEKPYSCPECGKSFAQKFYLSIHQRFHTGEKPYSCAECGKCFSVKSSLSAHQRCHIGEKPYSCPECGKCFSFKSNLSRHQRFHTGEKPYSCAECGKCFSDRSSLSAHQKCHTGEKPLSCPECGKRFSRKSSLSVHQRCHTGEKPLSCPECGKCFSFKSNLSAHQRCHTGEKPHSCPECGKSFSSKYILSAHQRCHTGENPLSCPECGKSFSQKSSLDRHQRSHTGEKPLSCPECGKSFSEKSSLDRHQRSHMGKKPLSCLECGKSFSQKSSLYSHQRSHTGEKPHSCPECGKCFSDKSSVYKHLRSHTRRKPLSCTE comes from the coding sequence ggaacctcagactgtgagggacggtgccgtccttcccaCAGATAAGAGGTTtctctgtactgagtgcgggaagtgttgcCTGTCTAAATCCAAACTTAATATTCATAAAAgaactcacacaggagagaagccgtatttctgcctggagtgcgggaaatgtttttcagataagtccaatctttccacacataagaAAtcacacacgggtgagaagccctattcctgttctgagtgtgggaaaagttTTTCACTCAAGTCCAGCCTTTCTGCACACCGGAGAttgcacacgggagagaagccgtattcctgtcctgagtgtgggaaacgtTTTTCACAGAAGACTGATCTTGACAGACATCAAAGGTCTCACACGGGAGTGAAACCGTATTCCTGTcccgagtgtgggaaatgttttaaagAGAAATGGTATGTTTCCattcatcagagatctcacacaggggaaaagccatattcctgtcctgagtgtgggaaaagttTTTCACAGAAGAAAGATCTTGAcagacatcaaagatctcacacgggggagaagccactttcctatcctgagtgcgggaaaagtttttctCAGAAGACTGATCTTGAcagacatcaaagatctcacacgggggagaagccgtattcctgtcctgagtgcgggaaatcttttgcACAGAAATTTTATCTTTCCATccatcagagatttcacacgggggaaaagccgtattcctgtgctgagtgcggcaaatgtttttcagtgaagtccagtctttctgcACACCAGAGATGTCACatgggagagaagccgtattcctgtcctgagtgcgggaaatcttttgcACAGAAATTTTATCTTTCCATccatcagagatttcacacgggggaaaagccgtattcctgtgctgagtgcggcaaatgtttttcagtgaagtccagtctttctgcACACCAGAGATGTCACataggagagaagccgtattcctgtcctgagtgtgggaaatgtttttcattcaagtccaatctttccagacatcagagatttcacacgggggagaagccgtattcctgtgctgagtgcggaaaatgtttttcagataggtCCAGTCTTTCTGCACACCAGAAatgtcacacgggggagaagccactttcctgtcctgagtgtgggaaacgtTTTTCAAGAAAGTCCAGTCTTTCTGTACACCAGAGatgtcacacgggggagaagccactttcctgtcctgagtgcggcaaATGTTTTTCATTCAAGTCCAATCTTTCTGCACACCAGAGatgtcacacgggggagaagccacattcctgtcctgagtgcggcaaAAGTTTTTCAAGTAAGTACATTCTTTCTGCACACCAGAGATGTCACACGGGGGAGAacccactttcctgtcctgagtgcgggaaaagtttttcacagaagtccagtcttgacagacatcagagatctcacacaggggagaagccactttcatgtcctgagtgcgggaaaagtttttcagagaagtccagtcttgacagacatcagagatctcacatgggtaAAAAGCCACTTTCCTGTCTTGAGTGCGGTAAatctttttcacagaagtccagtctttatagccatcagagatctcacacgggtgagaagccgcattcctgtccagagtgcgggaaatgtttttcagataagtccagtgtTTACAAACATCTGAGATCTCACACGAGAAGGAAGCCACTTTCCTGTAcagagtga